DNA from Thermostichus vulcanus str. 'Rupite':
TTGACGAAACTTAACGGATCACTTAATCTTAGGGTGTAAATCTTCGCGCTTCCCTACGGGAAGTTCGTACCCAATCATGACTACTGTTATCCAACGTCGCTCTGCGAGCAACGTGTGGGAGCAGTTCTGTGAGTGGGTCACCTCCACCGACAACCGCCTCTACATCGGCTGGTTCGGCGTGTTGATGATCCCCACTTTGCTGACTGCTACCACCTGCTTCATCATCGCTTTTATCGGTGCTCCCCCAGTGGACATCGATGGCATTCGTGAGCCGGTCTCTGGTTCTTTGCTCTACGGCAACAACATCATCTCTGGTGCTGTGGTGCCTTCTTCTGCGGCTATCGGCCTGCACTTTTACCCGATTTGGGAAGCTGCTTCTTTGGATGAGTGGCTCTACAACGGCGGCCCCTACCAGCTGATTGTGCTGCACTTTTTGCTGGGTGTGTTCTGCTACATGGGTCGGGAGTGGGAATTGAGCTACCGCTTGGGGATGCGTCCCTGGATTGCGGTGGCCTACTCTGCGCCTGTGGCGGCGGCAACGGCTGTGTTTTTGATTTATCCGATTGGTCAGGGGTCTTTTTCCGACGGGATGCCGTTGGGGATTTCTGGGACGTTCAACTTCATGTTGGTGTTCCAAGCTGAGCACAACATTCTGATGCACCCGTTCCACCAGTTGGGTGTGGCCGGTGTGTTTGGTGGGGCGCTGTTCTCTGCGATGCACGGGTCTTTGGTGACCTCCAGCTTGATTCGTGAGACTTCTGAAGATGAGTCTCAGAACGCTGGGTACAAGTTTGGTCAGGAAGAAGAGACCTACAACATTGTGGCGGCTCACGGGTATTTTGGCCGGTTGATTTTCCAATACGCCAGCTTCAACAACAGCCGGAGTCTGCACTTTTTCTTGGCAGCCTGGCCTGTGATTGGGATCTGGTTTACGGCTTTGGGCATCAGCATCATGGCGTTCAACCTGAACGGGTTCAACTTCAACCAGTCGATTGTGGACAGCAATGGCCG
Protein-coding regions in this window:
- the psbA gene encoding photosystem II q(b) protein; the protein is MTTVIQRRSASNVWEQFCEWVTSTDNRLYIGWFGVLMIPTLLTATTCFIIAFIGAPPVDIDGIREPVSGSLLYGNNIISGAVVPSSAAIGLHFYPIWEAASLDEWLYNGGPYQLIVLHFLLGVFCYMGREWELSYRLGMRPWIAVAYSAPVAAATAVFLIYPIGQGSFSDGMPLGISGTFNFMLVFQAEHNILMHPFHQLGVAGVFGGALFSAMHGSLVTSSLIRETSEDESQNAGYKFGQEEETYNIVAAHGYFGRLIFQYASFNNSRSLHFFLAAWPVIGIWFTALGISIMAFNLNGFNFNQSIVDSNGRVVGTWADVLNRANLGMEVMHERNAHNFPLDLAAVETAPAIRG